Proteins encoded in a region of the Raphanus sativus cultivar WK10039 chromosome 8, ASM80110v3, whole genome shotgun sequence genome:
- the LOC108837935 gene encoding uncharacterized protein LOC108837935, with amino-acid sequence MPQYRQSGTDRFSVRGGASDHVAIGIRNGVGGGATQHHGKTNRWRRSVRPERIRRLGIGTAVFVLCLVLVVTVLAYYYISGFANNDYDDNKGLDSFEGDFLTNVTRIEPGKVLEFGHGSVVHGRDSRYWDKDDRRRDDDYNEDEVEEHNKPKVPVKGLDSKGMIGFYNEAGRNELDKYEAEYQASLVKGVVGGGDHEAVAVDMDPDADDAIDSHDSQGDEYVDSGHDDDDNDNEKPHKEKSTEGDTSKRESSLVGKGGSKSGKTSRSDTKRRGRGRRSSACEMKLLNSSQPIVEPLNTRKSARFSLQYVENEDKPDGDEQWVPRFAGHQSLQEREDSFLAQDKKIHCGFVKAPKGSPTTGFDLTEDDTNYISRCHIAVISCIFGNSDRLRPPANKMISRLSRKNVCFIVFVDEITMQTLSAEGHAPDRAGFIGLWKLVVVKNLPYTDMRRVGKIPKLLPHRLFPSARYSIWLDSKLRLQLDPLLILEYFLWRKGHEYAISNHYDRHCLWEEVAQNKKLNKYNHTVIDQQFEFYKADGLTRFNASDPFKLLPSNVPDGSFIVRAHTPMSNLFSCLWFNEVERFTPRDQLSFAYTYQKLRRMNPDKPFNLHMFKDCERRKIAKLFRHRSEEKRNLIQAALQQQMT; translated from the exons ATGCCTCAATATAGGCAATCCGGAACCGATAGATTCAGCGTTCGCGGAGGAGCGTCTGATCACGTAGCGATCGGGATCCGAAACGGTGTCGGAGGAGGAGCGACTCAGCATCACGGGAAGACTAACCGTTGGAGGCGATCCGTTCGACCTGAGAGGATTCGTCGCCTTGGAATCGGCACTGCTGTCTTCGTTCTCTGCCTTGTGCTCGTCGTCACTGTGCTAGCCTACTATTACATCTCTGGTTTCGCTAATAATGACTACGATGATAATAAAG GATTGGATTCTTTCGAGGGTGATTTTCTGACGAATGTGACGAGAATCGAGCCTGGGAAGGTGCTTGAGTTTGGTCACGGTTCAGTGGTTCATGGACGAGACTCGAGGTATTGGGATAAGGATGATAGACGAAGGGATGATGACTACAATGAAGATGAAGTGGAGGAGCATAATAAACCTAAGGTTCCTGTCAAGGGTTTAGATTCGAAAGGGATGATTGGTTTCTACAATGAGGCTGGAAGGAACGAGTTAGACAAGTATGAAGCAGAGTACCAAGCTTCCCTTGTCAAAGGTGTTGTTGGTGGAGGAGATCACGAGGCTGTTGCTGTTGATATGGACCCTGATGCTGATGATGCGATTGATTCTCATGATAGTCAAGGGGATGAATACGTTGATTCTGGCCATGACGATGATGATAATGACAATGAAAAGCCCCACAAGGAGAAATCTACCGAGGGAGATACTTCAAAGAGAGAGTCTTCTCTTGTTGGGAAGGGTGGTAGTAAGTCCGGGAAAACATCACGATCTGATACAAAACGAAGAGGTCGTGGTCGCAGATCTTCAG CTTGTGAGATGAAGCTATTGAATTCTAGTCAACCAATTGTGGAGCCCTTGAATACTCGAAAATCTGCTAGATTCTCCTTACAGTACGTGGAGAATGAAGATAAACCTGATGGAGACGAACAGTGGGTGCCTAGGTTTGCTGGTCACCAGAGTTTACAGGAGCGTGAAGATTCCTTCTTGGCTCAAGACAAGAAAATTCATTGTGGTTTTGTCAAAGCTCCCAAAGGATCTCCAACCACTGGGTTTGATCTGACAGAAGATGATACCAATTATATCAGTAGATGCCACATCGCTGTGATCTCATGCATATTTGGCAATTCTGATCGCTTGAGGCCTCCTGCCAATAAAATG atAAGTCGGTTGTCGAGAAAAAATGTGTGCTTCATTGTGTTCGTGGACGAGATTACCATGCAAACACTTTCTGCAGAAGGCCATGCACCAGACAGAGCAGGATTCATTGGTTTGTGGAAGTTGGTTGTTGTAAAGAATCTGCCTTATACAGATATGAGGAGGGTTGGCAAAATACCAAAACTGTTGCCACACCGACTTTTCCCATCAGCAAG GTACTCAATCTGGTTGGACAGTAAGTTACGACTTCAGTTGGATCCCCTACTCATTCTGGAGTACTTCCTATGGCGTAAAGGTCACGAGTATGCTATATCAAATCACTATGACCGCCATTGCTTATGGGAAGAGGTTGCACAAAACAAGAAGCTGAACAAGTACAACCATACTGTTATTGATCAACAGTTTGAGTTTTACAAGGCTGACGGGCTGACCAGATTCAACGCTTCAGATCCGTTCAAGCTTCTTCCTAGca ATGTTCCAGACGGGTCTTTTATAGTAAGGGCACATACTCCTATGTCGAACCTATTCTCATGTCTTTGGTTCAACGAAGTGGAACGCTTCACTCCCCGTGACCAGCTGAGCTTTGCTTATACTTACCAGAAACTAAGACGGATGAATCCTGACAAACCATTTAATCTTCACATGTTCAAG GACTGCGAGAGAAGAAAGATTGCGAAATTGTTCCGTCACAGATCAGAGGAGAAGCGAAACCTTATACAAGCAGCACTACAACAACAGATGACctga